tctATTTAAACTCTTAATTACACTGACGTATACTAACAATATTACGAAAAAATTattggtttggtttagttCGTTTTGGCATATGGTCGTAAAAGTGTAACCCTAAGCCGACCGTAAGTGTTAATTTTATGGCTATCAGTCATGGCCAACTGGGGTTTGGGCCACCTCTGCGGACACTGTCGACAAGTGGCAGGAGTGCCTGAATGAATGGCTCTCTAATTGAGATAAGAGTGACGCAGGCTGCTGCCTCCGGCGATGAGAAATGAACCCAGGATGTGCCAGCTCAAACAGAAAGAAATAACACTTTCGCTGCTCGCCAAGTATGGCACTTACTCGAGCGATGTCCGGTTCGAGCCAAACAAATTAGCGGGGCCAAGAGCAGCTAGCAGCTGGCCAGCAGTTTGAGTGTGAGTGTATATGGCGAGCCCTGATTATTGGAGAAAGGATAATGGCAAGGGTAAGCTGACCCACAAACACGATTAAGGAGACCAAGGACAGTGCACCGTGTTGGGTTAAAtctttgtgtgtttgcctCTGTTGTCTCTGCAATCATTCAAGCGCAGACAAATGCCCTGGTGTTTGTTTATGTCAACATTGTGTCCTCTGCCACTTtgacccaccaccaccagcacacGCTCTCCTCTCACATGCCTTTTATGTTGCACgatttttccccatttcccagggattttcttcttttttttctcgttGCCAGGACATCACCAACATAATGGATCTCATCAGCCGCAAACTAAAATCCAAGAGCAAACAGCTAACTAACGAGTAGTTCCGACTGCCACAACCCGGCGGATTGAATAGTCGTTTAAACTGTCATCATTCGCCGTGTGCCATCAATGATTTGTTGCGAGGACCCAGCCGAAACATATTCCAATTGCTGGCCATTGAAAATAGCCAGAGATTTATTTCTCTTTGACCACATTAGCCAGAGCTTCTTACGGCCCATTCATCTTAATTAAATCTCTATCTGCTGTTGGACGAAAGGACTTTGATGACTTTTGCATTCGCAACAGCTGTTTAAATGCTTATATTTAAACTAGTTTCCACAGCGAAAGCCAAAAATACACATAACGCTAAATCTCAATAAACCATTTATCATTTCAATTGTGCAACTGGCTAATGTATTTTATTGCGTAAAAATTAAATGGGAACACATTTTTTGGCTATTATGCTGTGGTTGCATATAATTATGTATAAATTAAGTGACACACTTTTTTATAAAGTTATTATAAAGCAGCAAGGACCATTTGTAGTCCGTATTATATAGCGATTGAAAGATATTAAGAATTTATTGTCATTatccaaaaattgacaaataaatacaaatttccaCTGCTTCAAGATCCCTTGGCATATTTTAATAGCCGCTCCTCGATCTGCCGACTAAACATTCGCACCAAACTCTCGGCCACGCTGACTTGGCTATAAGCCAGTGCGCAAATGGGCTTGCTGTTCCTCATCTTGTCGGCAATGACCAGCGTCCAGTCGATCTCGTGAGGATGTGTCTGACCCTTGACAAAGCGGGCGAACATCTCCGGCAGCCAAATGGCTCCATCCCGACAATAGGTGCACTGTTTGCAAGTGTGCTTCTCGAAGAACTGAATTGATCGCAGCATTACTGCCAGCGGATCACAGTCCTTGGTCATCACAATAACCGCTCCACAGCCGAAACCACTGCCTGCATCCTGCAAACTATCGAAATCCATGAGAACCTTTCCAGCTGTGGGTGGATCCAACAGTGGTGTGGACAAGCCACCTGGGAATACTGCCGCCAGGTTGTCCCAGCCACCTTTTACGCCACCCGCATGTCTTTCTATCAGATCCTTCAGGGGAATAGACATTTCATCCTCCACAGTGCAGGGGTTATTCACCTGACCGCTGAGGCAATAGAGTTTGGTTCCCGTGTTGTAGCTGCGACCTAATCCTGCCCACCACTGGGCACCCCTTCGCAGAATGGTGGGCACCACGGCAATGGACTCAGCATTGATCACCAAACACGGATGCTCGAAGTAGCCCTTTTCAGTAAGAAAAGGCGGACGCTTTCGTGGTCTTCCCAGTTTACCCATCAAGCAGTTGATCATGGCGGTCTCCTCGCCACATAGATACCGATCTCCGCGCTGCACCATCACATCGAACTTGATGCCCGTGCCACAGACACTGTCCCCCAACAAGCCATGATGATAGGCCTCCGCCAAGGCGAAGTGCAGGTTGCAGGCCTCGTTGTAGAAGCGATTCCTGATGTACACAATGGCTCTACCGCATCccatggccacgcccaccaggaGTATGCCCTCAATCAGTTTGTGCGGCTCATGCCGTAGGATATCCCGGTCCTTGCAGGTGCCCGGCTCTCCTTCTGCACAGTTCACAATGACCATTTTGGGCACCTTCTCGGACTTGGTCTGGCGAAGGAACTCCCACTTCAGTCCGGCGTAGAAGCCGGCTCCTCCCCGTCCGCGCAGTCCACTCTTGCCTATCTGCTCCATGATCCATTCGGGACCCTGCTCCAGCAGATCTGCGGTGCGATGCCAATCGCCACGTTGACAGGCTCCCTGCAACCGCCAGTCGTGGCGTCCATACAGATTCTGGAACACGCGATCACAATCACTCAGTGGGCCAAATTTGGTCTTACAATTGGGCTCATATCCCTTGGGCGCAGCGGTAATGGGAGGCCTATCGGGACCCAGCTTTTTGCTACCACCCGCTTTCTCGGCAGTTTGGACCAGACGCACTTGCTGTTCCCAAACAGACGGCAAATAGTTTCTAAGCATCCGGCGCAACATCTTGGcttcttaaaaaatatactttctGTGTATTACTGCTTTATGAAAACCACAATCTGGACTGGCAGTGTTGTCAAGGAATGTAAAATAGTTgaagttttcaaatctttcAACTCCTTTATCTTAGATACCCAATCGATTTATTATCAATATGTCTTAGTCAGCTGTCAATTTtgccaaatttaaatatgtatgggAGTCTATGTGAAAAATGTAGGCTGCGGGTGGTTTGAGCCATGttcattttattcaaatttggGCTCAAATTAGAAATTGAAGGCCAGATCTAAACAGCATTTGGGCCGAAATCCTTTTTAAACGAGTTTCCTGCCCCAAAAATCATAGGCAAAGACGGGCAGCAAAGTAAACATGTAGTAGTATGTATATCGGGCCAAAGTTGGCCGACGACAAATTGGAAGACTGAAAGTAGCGCAACAAATGCTGCCATAACGACAATGggagcaccaacagcagcaataaaTTTAGGAGTATACCGGCAGCACAAACCCACATCTATAGTCACATTCGcctccacgtccacatccacgcccatacccacacccacacgccAGATGTGAGGCAGTTTTTCCCAGGGCGAGGACATGTGCGaatgcgtatacgtaattttcTATGAAtcgagaagcagcagcagcagcaacagcagcagcagaagctgtGGCGCAGACAGGTCCTTTCAATTTATGCAACCATCCGACAGCGATTCGCCTTTAATGACAGGCAACAAAAGGCATCCCGAAACCAGATGAACTGGAGATAAGATTCTGGTACCTGAGCACCCTGAGCACCCAGAGAGGGATTCAATTAGCGGGCTTTGTGTGCCGGAATGAAATGGTACTCGCACCCAAATGAGTTGCCTGCGACATTAGCGACAAAGTGGAGTTTGGCTGGCGGCGAACTCATTAGCATACACTAATCGGCGCCATGTGGCATCCTGTGGGGCATCCCAAGATGCAATCCAGCTGCATTAAGAGCTTTCGAGCACGGTGTACAACAATCCACAAATCACGCACTTAATTGGGGGACTGTTGACTCAGGACTGCGTAGGAATGCCAAACGGGTTGGCTGAGCCAAGAGACAAATTTGGTCAACAGTTTGTGTCTTATTCAGGGGACATT
This sequence is a window from Drosophila teissieri strain GT53w chromosome 2R, Prin_Dtei_1.1, whole genome shotgun sequence. Protein-coding genes within it:
- the LOC122614778 gene encoding NADH dehydrogenase [ubiquinone] flavoprotein 1, mitochondrial: MLRRMLRNYLPSVWEQQVRLVQTAEKAGGSKKLGPDRPPITAAPKGYEPNCKTKFGPLSDCDRVFQNLYGRHDWRLQGACQRGDWHRTADLLEQGPEWIMEQIGKSGLRGRGGAGFYAGLKWEFLRQTKSEKVPKMVIVNCAEGEPGTCKDRDILRHEPHKLIEGILLVGVAMGCGRAIVYIRNRFYNEACNLHFALAEAYHHGLLGDSVCGTGIKFDVMVQRGDRYLCGEETAMINCLMGKLGRPRKRPPFLTEKGYFEHPCLVINAESIAVVPTILRRGAQWWAGLGRSYNTGTKLYCLSGQVNNPCTVEDEMSIPLKDLIERHAGGVKGGWDNLAAVFPGGLSTPLLDPPTAGKVLMDFDSLQDAGSGFGCGAVIVMTKDCDPLAVMLRSIQFFEKHTCKQCTYCRDGAIWLPEMFARFVKGQTHPHEIDWTLVIADKMRNSKPICALAYSQVSVAESLVRMFSRQIEERLLKYAKGS